A single genomic interval of Roseomonas aeriglobus harbors:
- a CDS encoding MATE family efflux transporter: MSHAPLTRRAILAQAWPIMLGQATVPLVGIVDTAVIGRTGDAAALAGVALGGTIVSFLFWSFGFLRMGMTGLTAQASGRGDTGEVSALLARGVVIGAALGALLMAVQPLLIPAAFALFAGDAAVDAAGHAYVAARFFGAPAALAVFAINGWLLGLGRTRAALALQIWMNVINIAACAVLVWHLQLGARGVGLGTAIAEWSALLAGLAIVAPQLRGLAGARVFDRTALARLFAVNADIMVRTVALLTLLAWFANAGARLGAETLAANQILMQAVALVAFVLDGFAFTAEARVGHAIGAGARADMLRAIRLTGEFSLAAAIMFAILIAIGGAAAIPVMTTNPAVQAQALGLLPFVVVLPVIGMPAWLLDGIFIGATEGRALRNAAILATALYIATDLFLRGRGDTGVWIALTLSYVYRAAALGAYVPQLLRRLA, from the coding sequence ATGTCCCACGCCCCCCTCACCCGCCGTGCGATCCTGGCGCAGGCCTGGCCGATCATGCTGGGCCAGGCGACGGTGCCGTTGGTCGGGATCGTCGATACGGCAGTCATTGGGCGGACAGGGGATGCGGCGGCGCTGGCCGGGGTGGCGCTGGGTGGGACGATCGTCAGCTTTCTGTTCTGGAGTTTCGGCTTCCTGCGGATGGGAATGACCGGCCTGACCGCACAGGCAAGCGGGCGCGGCGATACGGGCGAGGTGTCGGCGCTGCTGGCGCGCGGGGTGGTGATCGGGGCCGCCCTGGGCGCGCTACTGATGGCGGTGCAACCGTTGCTGATCCCCGCCGCCTTTGCCCTGTTCGCCGGCGATGCCGCAGTCGATGCGGCGGGACACGCCTATGTCGCAGCGCGGTTCTTCGGCGCGCCAGCAGCGCTGGCCGTGTTCGCGATCAACGGCTGGCTATTGGGCCTCGGCCGAACGCGCGCGGCGCTCGCGCTACAGATCTGGATGAACGTCATCAACATCGCCGCCTGCGCGGTGCTGGTCTGGCATTTGCAGCTTGGCGCGCGTGGCGTCGGGCTGGGGACGGCCATCGCAGAGTGGAGTGCGCTGCTGGCCGGATTGGCGATCGTCGCGCCGCAGCTACGCGGACTGGCAGGGGCGCGAGTGTTCGATCGCACCGCGCTCGCCCGGCTCTTCGCGGTCAATGCCGACATCATGGTCCGCACCGTCGCGTTGCTGACCCTGCTTGCCTGGTTCGCCAATGCCGGGGCGCGGTTGGGAGCGGAGACGCTCGCCGCCAACCAGATCCTGATGCAGGCGGTGGCGCTGGTCGCGTTCGTACTCGACGGTTTCGCTTTCACGGCAGAAGCACGCGTCGGCCATGCGATCGGCGCCGGCGCGCGCGCCGACATGCTTCGCGCGATCCGGTTGACTGGCGAATTCTCGCTCGCGGCGGCAATTATGTTCGCCATTCTGATCGCAATTGGCGGCGCGGCGGCGATCCCGGTGATGACGACCAACCCGGCGGTGCAGGCGCAGGCGCTCGGATTACTGCCGTTCGTCGTCGTCCTGCCGGTGATCGGCATGCCCGCCTGGCTGCTCGACGGCATTTTCATCGGCGCGACCGAGGGTCGGGCACTCCGCAACGCCGCCATCCTGGCGACCGCGCTTTACATCGCGACCGACCTATTCCTGCGCGGGCGTGGCGACACCGGCGTATGGATCGCGCTGACGCTCAGCTACGTCTATCGCGCCGCGGCGCTCGGCGCCTATGTGCCGCAGCTGTTGCGACGGCTCGCCTAG
- a CDS encoding argininosuccinate synthase gives MTDSSIKRVVLAYSGGLDTSVILKWLQTEYNCEVVTFTADLGQGEELEPARKKAEMAGVKPEHIFIDDLREEFVKDYVFPMMRANALYEGLYLLGTSIARPLIAKRQIEIAKTVGADAVSHGATGKGNDQVRFELGYYALNPDIKVIAPWREWDLTSRTKLIEFAEAHQIPVSKDKRGEAPFSTDANLLHTSSEGKVLEDPWDEVPDYVYSRTVNPEDAPDSPETITIDFERGDGVALNGQAMSPATLLAALNELGRKHGIGRLDLVENRFVGMKSRGMYETPGGTIYALAHRGIEQITLDRGAAHLKDELAPRYAELVYNGFWFSPEREMLQAAVDHSQEKVSGTVRLKLYKGNVIVTGRKSPNSLYSEKVVTFEDDQGAYDQRDAAGFIKLNALRLRLLGRRDR, from the coding sequence ATGACCGACTCCTCCATCAAGCGTGTCGTCCTCGCCTATTCGGGCGGCCTCGACACCTCCGTCATCCTCAAGTGGCTCCAGACCGAGTATAATTGCGAGGTTGTGACCTTCACCGCCGACCTGGGCCAGGGCGAGGAACTGGAGCCGGCGCGCAAGAAGGCGGAGATGGCCGGCGTGAAGCCCGAGCACATCTTCATCGACGACCTGCGCGAAGAGTTCGTCAAGGATTACGTCTTCCCGATGATGCGCGCCAACGCGCTGTATGAGGGACTGTACCTGCTCGGCACCTCGATCGCGCGGCCGCTGATCGCCAAGCGCCAGATCGAGATCGCCAAGACGGTGGGTGCCGACGCCGTCAGTCACGGTGCGACCGGCAAGGGCAACGACCAGGTCCGCTTCGAACTCGGCTATTATGCGCTGAACCCGGACATCAAGGTTATCGCGCCGTGGCGCGAATGGGACCTGACCAGCCGTACAAAGCTGATCGAATTCGCCGAGGCGCACCAGATCCCGGTCAGCAAGGACAAGCGCGGCGAAGCGCCGTTTTCGACCGATGCGAACCTGCTGCACACCTCGTCCGAGGGCAAGGTGCTCGAGGATCCGTGGGACGAGGTCCCCGATTACGTCTATTCGCGCACGGTCAATCCTGAAGACGCACCGGATAGCCCCGAGACGATCACGATCGATTTCGAGCGCGGCGACGGTGTCGCGCTGAACGGACAGGCGATGAGCCCGGCGACGTTGCTCGCCGCGCTCAACGAGCTTGGCCGCAAGCACGGCATCGGCCGCCTCGACCTGGTCGAGAACCGCTTCGTCGGCATGAAGAGCCGCGGGATGTACGAGACGCCGGGCGGCACGATCTATGCCCTCGCCCACCGCGGCATCGAGCAGATCACGCTCGACCGGGGTGCCGCGCATCTGAAGGACGAACTGGCGCCGCGCTACGCCGAGCTGGTGTACAACGGCTTCTGGTTCTCGCCGGAGCGCGAGATGCTGCAGGCCGCGGTCGATCACAGCCAGGAAAAGGTGTCGGGCACCGTCCGCCTGAAGCTCTATAAGGGCAACGTCATCGTGACCGGCCGCAAGTCGCCCAACTCGCTCTACAGCGAAAAGGTCGTGACGTTCGAGGACGACCAGGGCGCCTACGACCAGCGCGATGCGGCCGGCTTCATCAAGCTCAACGCACTGCGCCTGCGGTTGCTCGGGCGTCGGGATCGTTAA
- a CDS encoding NAD(P)/FAD-dependent oxidoreductase, which yields MRDDQNVDVAIIGAGPAGLTAAYQLTKLGYSVTVIEKDPIYVGGISRTVEHDGFRFDIGGHRFFSKSREVVDLWNEILPDDFIERPRMSRIFYEGKFYSYPLRAFEALFNLGIWRSTMCMASYLRWKLLPHREPKSFEQWVVNQFGHKLYSIFFKTYTEKVWGMPCDEMSADWAAQRIKGLSLGGAVLDGLKRSLGLGRGKNDGMAVKTLLETFRYPRQGPGMMWEAARDRVAEGGNRVLMGTALKQLRHDDAADRWRVACDRDGQTIIVSARHVISSAPMRELAGRIHPLPATLPEALDLGYRDFLTVALMIRSDDLFPDNWIYIHDPRVQVGRVQNYRSWSPEMVPDDSLACVGLEYFCFEGDGLWESSDDDLVALATRELAQIGLVDPKDVVGGKVVRQEKAYPVYDETYKANVEAMRAELEDRYPTLHMVGRNGMHRYNNQDHAMMTAMLTVRNIVAGERIYDIWAVNEDAEYHESGREGEQAALASVRAVPDRLKAA from the coding sequence ATGCGAGACGACCAGAATGTTGACGTTGCGATCATCGGTGCCGGCCCGGCCGGTCTGACCGCCGCATATCAACTGACCAAGCTCGGCTATTCGGTGACTGTCATCGAAAAAGATCCGATCTATGTCGGCGGCATTAGCCGAACCGTCGAGCACGACGGCTTCCGCTTCGATATTGGCGGTCATCGCTTCTTCTCGAAGTCGCGCGAAGTTGTCGATCTCTGGAACGAAATTCTCCCGGACGACTTCATCGAACGGCCGCGAATGAGCCGTATCTTTTACGAAGGCAAATTTTATAGCTACCCGCTGCGGGCGTTCGAGGCCTTGTTCAATCTTGGCATCTGGCGATCGACGATGTGCATGGCCAGCTACCTGCGCTGGAAACTGTTGCCGCACCGCGAGCCGAAAAGCTTCGAACAGTGGGTCGTCAACCAGTTCGGTCACAAGCTCTATTCGATCTTCTTCAAGACCTATACCGAAAAGGTATGGGGCATGCCCTGCGACGAAATGTCCGCGGATTGGGCCGCTCAGCGCATCAAGGGATTAAGCTTGGGTGGGGCGGTGCTCGACGGCCTGAAGCGATCGCTTGGCCTTGGACGCGGTAAAAATGACGGCATGGCAGTGAAGACGCTGCTAGAGACCTTCCGCTATCCGCGCCAAGGGCCCGGAATGATGTGGGAAGCCGCTCGAGACCGCGTCGCAGAGGGCGGAAATCGGGTCCTGATGGGCACCGCCCTGAAGCAACTGCGTCACGATGACGCTGCTGATCGTTGGCGCGTCGCGTGTGACCGCGACGGTCAGACAATCATCGTCTCAGCCCGCCACGTCATTTCATCTGCGCCGATGCGCGAACTTGCCGGGCGCATTCATCCGCTACCCGCAACGCTGCCCGAGGCACTCGACCTTGGCTACCGAGATTTCCTGACCGTTGCGTTGATGATCCGTTCGGACGATCTGTTCCCGGACAACTGGATTTACATTCACGATCCCCGCGTTCAGGTCGGCCGCGTACAGAACTACCGAAGCTGGTCGCCCGAGATGGTCCCTGACGACAGCCTGGCCTGCGTCGGCCTCGAATATTTCTGTTTTGAGGGCGACGGCCTTTGGGAATCCAGCGATGACGACCTCGTCGCGCTTGCCACCCGCGAGCTCGCTCAGATCGGACTTGTCGACCCGAAGGATGTGGTCGGCGGCAAGGTCGTTCGTCAGGAAAAGGCGTATCCAGTCTACGACGAGACGTACAAGGCGAATGTCGAGGCAATGCGCGCGGAACTCGAGGATCGGTACCCGACGCTTCACATGGTCGGCCGCAATGGCATGCATCGCTACAACAATCAGGATCACGCGATGATGACCGCGATGCTCACGGTCCGCAACATTGTAGCAGGCGAGCGCATCTACGACATCTGGGCGGTCAACGAGGACGCGGAATATCATGAGTCGGGCCGCGAAGGAGAACAGGCCGCACTAGCGAGCGTCCGAGCAGTGCCCGACCGCCTGAAGGCGGCGTAA
- a CDS encoding GtrA family protein produces MTALLRRVGTVAYSRYLAVSAAALAVDLGLFLLLRAAELPMAIVSALSYGAGIVTHWLLSSRLVFADELRTPGTARTAQQALFVASGLAGLALTVAIVSLAGLVIDPRLAKLVAIVVSFQTTWWLRRSVVFA; encoded by the coding sequence ATGACGGCGCTGCTTCGGCGCGTCGGAACGGTTGCCTATTCTCGCTATCTAGCGGTTAGCGCTGCCGCCCTGGCGGTCGATCTTGGTCTTTTCCTGCTGCTGCGCGCTGCCGAACTACCGATGGCGATCGTCTCGGCGCTCAGCTACGGCGCAGGCATTGTGACACACTGGCTGCTGTCGAGCAGGCTGGTTTTCGCGGACGAGCTGCGGACCCCCGGCACGGCACGGACGGCGCAGCAAGCGCTGTTCGTGGCATCGGGACTGGCCGGCCTCGCCCTGACCGTCGCCATCGTTAGCCTGGCCGGTCTCGTTATCGATCCGCGGCTGGCAAAGCTCGTCGCCATCGTCGTCAGTTTCCAGACGACTTGGTGGTTGCGGCGTAGCGTGGTGTTCGCATGA
- a CDS encoding N-acetyltransferase translates to MSSTPVTARIADGVRAIPADQWDACAGSGNPFVSHAFLSILEESGSATARAGWQPVPIVVDGADGQIAGVAPAYAKSHSQGEYVFDHSWADAWERAGGRYYPKLQVAVPFSPVPGPRLLVRDAASAPPLIAAVEAVVDQHQLSSAHATFITPDQVPLFQAAGWLIREGTQFHWANRGYGNFDDFLADLASRKRKAIRKERAGAVEGLTIRHLTGAEITEAHWDAFWVFYQDTGSRKWGTPYLTRAFFSLLGQRMADQCLLILAERDGRPIAGALNLIGADTLYGRYWGCTEDVPFLHFELCYYQAIDAAIARGLKTVEAGAQGEHKLARGYTPVPTWSAHYLPDPNFRRAVGDYLARERLAVAEEQAFLGEMTPFRKTV, encoded by the coding sequence GTGAGCTCCACTCCCGTCACCGCCCGCATCGCCGACGGCGTCCGCGCCATTCCCGCCGACCAGTGGGACGCCTGCGCCGGCTCCGGCAATCCGTTCGTCAGCCATGCCTTCCTGTCGATCCTGGAAGAATCCGGCTCCGCCACCGCGCGCGCCGGGTGGCAGCCGGTGCCGATTGTCGTCGATGGCGCCGACGGGCAGATCGCCGGCGTCGCGCCGGCCTATGCGAAGAGCCATAGCCAGGGCGAATATGTCTTCGACCACAGCTGGGCCGACGCGTGGGAGCGGGCCGGGGGGCGCTATTACCCGAAGCTCCAGGTCGCGGTGCCTTTCTCGCCGGTGCCCGGGCCGCGGTTGCTGGTGCGCGATGCGGCATCCGCGCCCCCGCTGATTGCGGCGGTCGAGGCGGTGGTCGACCAGCATCAGCTGTCCTCCGCCCATGCGACCTTCATCACGCCCGATCAGGTGCCGCTGTTCCAGGCGGCGGGCTGGCTGATCCGTGAAGGCACGCAATTCCATTGGGCCAACCGCGGCTATGGCAACTTCGACGATTTCCTGGCCGACCTCGCCAGCCGCAAGCGCAAGGCGATCCGCAAGGAACGCGCCGGCGCCGTCGAGGGGCTGACGATCCGCCACCTGACCGGCGCGGAGATCACCGAGGCGCATTGGGACGCGTTCTGGGTATTCTACCAGGATACCGGCAGCCGCAAATGGGGGACGCCCTACCTGACCCGCGCCTTCTTCTCGCTGCTGGGCCAGCGGATGGCCGACCAATGCCTGCTGATCCTGGCCGAGCGGGACGGGCGGCCGATCGCCGGGGCGCTCAACCTGATCGGCGCGGATACGCTCTACGGCCGCTATTGGGGCTGCACGGAGGACGTGCCCTTCCTCCACTTCGAGCTGTGCTATTACCAGGCGATCGACGCCGCCATCGCCCGCGGGTTGAAGACGGTCGAGGCCGGCGCGCAGGGCGAGCATAAACTGGCGCGTGGCTATACGCCGGTGCCCACGTGGTCGGCGCATTATCTACCCGACCCGAACTTCCGTCGTGCCGTCGGCGACTATCTGGCGCGCGAGCGACTGGCGGTCGCGGAAGAACAGGCGTTTCTGGGCGAGATGACGCCGTTCAGGAAGACTGTTTGA
- a CDS encoding mechanosensitive ion channel, with amino-acid sequence MQLRAWLIDLGLAQAGGDDLTQAAVALGLVLLALVAGWLAGRRIGPPLTEFWHDRVGDAGESVETRLCSLVRHGTAAVLLAIVAQAYSWATLASIGIGVALGAATAMLVLTLLRAVRLPSWMAWTVGALVFVAILGRSVGGYEPITSTLDAIGIDVGRRRVSLWSLLTLLLTVVVLLAIVRVINRAIAQALGRAKTLDATQRLLIQKLAGIALLVTAFFFGIDALGIDLTTFAVFGGAFGLAIGFGLQKTVGNLIAGIILLMDRSVKPGDVIAVGQNFGWVNKIGVRAVSVITREGKEHLIPNEILMTQEVENWSFSDRNVRIAIPVKIAYDSDVELAESLMARAAKESSRVLDTPPSAVWMTAFGDYALEYEVRVWISDPEGGVGNVKADVLKRIWALFGEHGVKVPVPQRDVRMVVPGEG; translated from the coding sequence ATGCAGCTGCGCGCCTGGCTGATCGATCTCGGGCTCGCGCAGGCCGGCGGAGACGATCTGACGCAGGCAGCGGTCGCGCTCGGCCTCGTCCTGCTGGCACTCGTCGCCGGATGGCTCGCCGGGCGGCGGATCGGGCCACCGCTGACCGAATTTTGGCACGACCGCGTCGGCGATGCCGGCGAATCGGTCGAGACGCGATTGTGCAGCCTCGTCCGCCACGGCACCGCCGCCGTCCTGCTGGCAATCGTCGCGCAAGCCTATTCCTGGGCCACGCTCGCCAGCATTGGGATCGGCGTCGCGCTGGGGGCGGCGACCGCCATGCTCGTGCTGACGCTATTGCGCGCGGTGCGGTTGCCGTCGTGGATGGCGTGGACGGTCGGCGCGCTCGTATTCGTCGCGATCCTCGGCCGGTCGGTCGGCGGATACGAGCCGATCACCAGCACCTTGGATGCGATCGGCATCGACGTCGGGCGACGGCGCGTGTCGCTCTGGTCGTTGCTTACCCTGCTGCTGACCGTCGTCGTCCTGCTGGCGATCGTCCGCGTCATCAACCGCGCCATCGCGCAGGCACTGGGGCGCGCGAAGACGCTCGACGCGACCCAGCGGCTGCTGATTCAGAAGCTGGCCGGCATCGCGCTGCTCGTCACCGCCTTTTTCTTCGGCATCGACGCGCTGGGCATCGACCTCACGACCTTCGCGGTGTTCGGCGGCGCCTTCGGCCTCGCGATCGGCTTCGGCCTGCAGAAGACCGTCGGCAATCTGATCGCCGGCATCATCCTGCTGATGGACCGATCGGTGAAGCCGGGCGACGTCATCGCGGTCGGCCAGAACTTCGGCTGGGTCAACAAGATCGGCGTCCGCGCGGTCAGCGTCATCACGCGCGAGGGCAAGGAACATCTGATCCCGAACGAGATCCTGATGACGCAGGAGGTGGAGAACTGGTCCTTCTCCGACCGCAACGTGCGCATCGCGATTCCGGTCAAGATCGCCTACGACAGCGACGTCGAACTCGCCGAAAGCCTGATGGCCCGCGCGGCGAAGGAAAGCAGCCGCGTGCTCGACACACCCCCGTCCGCGGTGTGGATGACCGCGTTCGGCGACTATGCCCTGGAGTACGAGGTCCGCGTGTGGATCAGCGACCCGGAAGGCGGCGTGGGCAATGTGAAGGCCGACGTTCTGAAGCGCATCTGGGCGCTGTTCGGCGAACATGGGGTGAAGGTGCCGGTGCCCCAGCGGGACGTGCGGATGGTGGTGCCGGGGGAGGGGTGA
- the metC gene encoding cystathionine beta-lyase: MSTGQGGGNGTKVVTAGRRKEWSQGIVSPPVWRASTILYDSVADLRATAAHDTHHRLFYGRRGTPTQWSLADALTELEPGAEATFLYPSGVAAVAAALLSVLSPGDELLLVDSTYDPTRYLSIGLLHRLGITTRFYDPMIGAGIADLIGETTRAIFLESPGSLTFEVQDIPAIVAAAKARGVVTLLDNTWATPLGFPAMAQGIDLSILACTKYISGHSDVMMGSVTATKDHWPRLRDTSFQLGQTVSPDDAWLGSRGLRTMAVRLDRHARSALEIARWLKTRSEVAAVLHPALGDCPGSEFFHRDFKGGAGLFAFELASGGEAERAALIDALQLFGIGYSWGGFESLAVPVDPARHRSATTWKRGPLVRISIGLEDPADLIADLERGFAAWAAAAR; this comes from the coding sequence ATGAGCACAGGACAGGGCGGCGGCAACGGGACGAAGGTGGTCACCGCGGGGCGGCGCAAGGAATGGAGCCAGGGGATCGTCAGCCCGCCCGTGTGGCGCGCGTCGACCATCCTCTACGATTCGGTTGCCGATCTGCGCGCGACGGCGGCCCACGACACGCATCACCGCCTGTTCTACGGCCGCCGCGGCACGCCGACCCAGTGGAGCTTGGCCGACGCATTGACCGAGCTCGAGCCGGGGGCGGAAGCAACCTTCCTCTACCCCTCGGGCGTGGCTGCGGTCGCCGCCGCGCTCCTGAGCGTGCTGTCGCCGGGCGACGAACTGCTGCTGGTCGACAGCACCTATGATCCGACCCGCTATCTCTCGATCGGCCTGCTGCACCGGTTGGGCATCACGACGCGCTTCTACGACCCGATGATCGGCGCCGGCATCGCCGACCTGATCGGCGAGACCACGCGCGCGATCTTCCTCGAAAGTCCCGGCAGCCTGACGTTCGAAGTGCAGGACATCCCCGCCATTGTCGCCGCGGCCAAGGCGCGCGGCGTCGTCACCCTTCTCGACAACACCTGGGCGACGCCGCTCGGTTTCCCGGCGATGGCGCAGGGGATCGACCTGTCGATCCTCGCCTGCACCAAATATATCTCGGGTCATTCGGACGTGATGATGGGGTCGGTCACGGCCACGAAGGATCATTGGCCGCGCCTGCGCGACACCAGTTTCCAACTCGGGCAGACGGTGTCGCCCGACGACGCCTGGCTCGGCAGCCGCGGTCTCCGGACCATGGCGGTGCGGCTCGATCGTCATGCGAGAAGCGCGCTGGAGATCGCCCGCTGGCTCAAGACCCGCAGCGAAGTCGCCGCCGTGCTTCACCCCGCGCTCGGCGACTGCCCGGGCAGCGAATTCTTCCACCGCGATTTCAAGGGCGGCGCGGGCCTGTTCGCTTTCGAACTCGCATCGGGCGGAGAGGCGGAGCGCGCCGCGCTCATCGATGCGCTGCAATTGTTCGGCATCGGCTATAGCTGGGGCGGGTTCGAAAGCCTGGCGGTGCCGGTCGATCCTGCCCGCCATCGCTCGGCCACGACCTGGAAAAGGGGACCGCTCGTCCGCATCAGCATCGGCCTGGAGGACCCCGCCGACCTGATCGCCGACCTGGAACGCGGGTTCGCCGCCTGGGCCGCCGCCGCACGGTGA
- a CDS encoding sulfurtransferase, giving the protein MIGSLVSTAGLADLAGVRIVDASWFLPEHGRDARAEYRAGHIPGAAFLDLSSAKPGAVAIDPAAAYVVYDDSPLKTAARGWWLLKSSGATSVAILDGGLAKWRAEGRPLKAGEGTTLGATTVARVVGSLRDKDDVRATTDQIVDARSPARFAGEEPEPRAGVVPGHIPGARNVHYATLYDADGRWKHGDALAAAFTAAGVDLDLPITTTCGSGVTACSLIFALHLLGRDAALYGGSWADWGSDPTTPKETGR; this is encoded by the coding sequence ATGATCGGCTCGCTCGTCTCCACCGCCGGCCTTGCCGATCTGGCCGGCGTTCGCATCGTCGATGCATCGTGGTTCCTCCCCGAACACGGCCGCGACGCGCGCGCGGAGTATCGCGCCGGCCACATCCCCGGTGCCGCGTTCCTCGACCTGTCGAGCGCCAAGCCCGGCGCGGTCGCGATCGACCCGGCCGCGGCCTATGTCGTCTATGACGACAGCCCGCTGAAGACCGCAGCGCGCGGGTGGTGGCTGCTCAAATCCTCGGGTGCGACGTCGGTCGCGATCCTCGACGGCGGCCTCGCCAAATGGCGCGCCGAGGGACGGCCGTTGAAGGCGGGGGAGGGCACCACGCTCGGCGCCACGACGGTCGCCCGCGTCGTCGGCTCGCTCCGCGACAAGGACGATGTCCGCGCCACCACCGACCAGATCGTCGACGCCCGCTCGCCCGCGCGCTTTGCGGGCGAAGAGCCCGAGCCGCGCGCGGGCGTCGTCCCCGGGCACATCCCCGGCGCGCGCAACGTCCATTACGCCACGCTCTACGACGCCGACGGCAGGTGGAAGCACGGCGACGCGCTCGCCGCCGCCTTCACCGCGGCCGGCGTCGACCTCGACTTGCCCATAACCACGACCTGCGGGTCGGGCGTCACCGCCTGCTCGCTGATCTTCGCCCTTCACCTGCTCGGGCGCGACGCGGCGCTTTACGGCGGGTCATGGGCCGACTGGGGCAGCGACCCCACCACACCCAAGGAAACCGGACGATGA
- a CDS encoding peptidase S10: MRSILLAAAALIASPVVAQDAPAPRSAPAKADDIPPPNRSVTRHTGVFGGQSVAYTAITGETYLKADDGTPRAAIFSTSYIKDGADPRRPVTFLFNGGPGSGSVWLHMGAFGPKRVAIPSDAKDDGGPPYPILDNPDSLLDVTDVVFIDPVGTGFSHALGKTDPKDFYGVTQDARSIAQFIRLWLNEHGRWNSPKFLGGESYGTTRSAAVLNQLEGTFNDVSLNGVILISTVLDFAAGADTPGNEMTFILNLPSMAATARFHGKAGAGTQTEAFVEDARRWATGPYAAALLKGNALPAEERATVRRDLARFTGLSETYLEHADLRVTPDRFYKELLRDRGLTVGRLDSRYTGRDFDSAGEAPDNDPSFYGIDGGYTAAINAYVRGDLKYATDRSYVTIGGVGPWDWRLGGGRDSDVYMNVAPYIGKALRENSGLRIFVGQGWYDFATPFFAAEYALSRTGYDKSRIQFQYYDAGHMMYVRDEDRAKLTRDIRAFIRAR; encoded by the coding sequence ATGCGTTCCATCCTGCTCGCCGCCGCCGCCCTGATCGCCAGTCCCGTCGTCGCCCAGGACGCGCCCGCGCCCCGGTCCGCGCCCGCCAAGGCCGACGACATCCCCCCGCCCAACCGATCGGTCACCCGCCACACCGGGGTTTTCGGCGGGCAAAGCGTCGCCTACACCGCGATCACCGGCGAGACGTATCTGAAGGCCGATGACGGCACCCCCCGCGCCGCGATCTTTTCGACCAGCTACATCAAGGACGGCGCCGACCCGCGTCGCCCGGTGACCTTCCTGTTCAACGGTGGCCCCGGTTCGGGCTCGGTCTGGCTTCACATGGGCGCGTTCGGGCCGAAGCGGGTCGCGATCCCGTCGGACGCGAAAGACGACGGCGGACCGCCCTATCCGATCCTCGACAATCCCGATTCGCTGCTCGACGTGACCGACGTCGTCTTCATCGATCCGGTCGGCACCGGTTTCAGCCACGCGCTCGGCAAGACCGACCCCAAGGACTTCTACGGCGTCACCCAGGACGCGCGCTCGATCGCGCAATTCATCCGCCTGTGGCTGAACGAGCATGGTCGCTGGAACAGCCCGAAATTCCTCGGCGGCGAAAGCTACGGCACCACCCGCAGCGCGGCGGTGCTCAACCAGCTGGAGGGTACGTTCAACGACGTCTCACTGAACGGCGTCATTTTGATCTCCACCGTGCTCGATTTCGCCGCCGGCGCCGATACGCCGGGCAACGAGATGACCTTCATCCTCAACCTGCCGTCGATGGCCGCCACCGCGCGATTCCACGGCAAGGCAGGGGCGGGGACGCAGACGGAAGCGTTCGTCGAGGACGCCCGCCGCTGGGCGACGGGTCCCTATGCCGCTGCGCTGCTGAAGGGCAATGCGCTGCCCGCGGAGGAGCGCGCCACCGTCCGCCGCGACCTTGCGCGTTTCACGGGCTTGAGCGAAACCTATCTCGAGCACGCCGACCTGCGCGTGACACCCGACCGGTTCTACAAGGAACTGCTCCGCGATCGCGGCCTGACGGTCGGTCGGCTCGACAGCCGCTACACCGGCCGTGACTTCGACAGCGCCGGGGAAGCCCCCGACAACGACCCCAGCTTCTACGGGATCGACGGCGGCTATACCGCGGCGATCAACGCCTATGTCCGCGGCGACCTGAAGTACGCGACCGACCGCAGCTATGTCACGATCGGCGGTGTGGGGCCGTGGGACTGGCGGCTGGGCGGTGGGCGCGACAGCGACGTGTACATGAATGTCGCGCCCTATATCGGGAAGGCTCTGCGCGAGAATTCGGGCCTCAGGATCTTCGTCGGCCAAGGCTGGTATGATTTCGCGACCCCGTTCTTCGCCGCCGAATATGCCCTGTCGCGCACCGGATACGACAAGAGCCGGATCCAGTTCCAGTATTACGACGCCGGCCACATGATGTACGTTCGCGACGAGGATCGCGCGAAGCTGACCCGCGACATCCGCGCCTTCATCCGCGCCCGATGA
- the queF gene encoding NADPH-dependent 7-cyano-7-deazaguanine reductase QueF codes for MTPLHLGQASSLPASPEEAVLDYVPNPRAGSLYLVRFAVPEFTSLCPVTGQPDFAHLVIDYAPGETIVESKSLKLFLGAFRNHAGFHEDCTVGIGQRLFDEMKPVWLRIGGYWYPRGGIPIDVFWQSGAPPEGLWLPDQGVASYRGRG; via the coding sequence ATGACACCGCTTCATCTCGGCCAGGCGAGCAGCCTGCCGGCCTCTCCGGAAGAGGCCGTTCTCGACTATGTCCCCAACCCGCGTGCGGGATCGCTGTACCTGGTGCGCTTCGCGGTGCCAGAATTCACCTCGCTCTGCCCGGTCACCGGCCAGCCCGACTTCGCGCATCTCGTCATCGATTATGCACCGGGTGAGACGATCGTCGAATCGAAGTCGCTGAAGCTGTTCCTGGGCGCGTTCCGCAACCACGCCGGCTTCCACGAGGATTGCACGGTCGGGATCGGTCAGCGGTTGTTCGACGAGATGAAGCCGGTGTGGCTGCGCATCGGCGGCTATTGGTATCCGCGCGGCGGCATCCCGATCGACGTGTTCTGGCAATCGGGCGCGCCACCCGAGGGCCTGTGGCTGCCCGACCAGGGGGTTGCGTCCTACCGTGGGCGCGGTTGA